The following are encoded together in the Patescibacteria group bacterium genome:
- a CDS encoding DUF3467 domain-containing protein — protein sequence MEDKKMEIKIADNIPGGEYANAMQIIHSKDEVLLTFLNITAPNGRVCAKIMTNPGHFKRMINAMTENLKKYEEKFGEIKESESPATSTGIGFEDRAN from the coding sequence ATGGAAGACAAAAAAATGGAAATAAAAATTGCAGACAATATTCCTGGTGGTGAGTATGCAAATGCAATGCAAATAATACATAGTAAAGATGAAGTTCTTTTGACATTTTTAAACATTACAGCACCAAATGGTCGTGTTTGTGCAAAGATTATGACAAATCCAGGGCATTTCAAAAGAATGATAAACGCAATGACTGAAAATTTAAAAAAATATGAAGAAAAGTTTGGTGAGATAAAAGAATCAGAAAGTCCAGCAACTAGTACTGGAATTGGTTTTGAAGACCGAGCAAATTAA
- a CDS encoding slipin family protein has translation MYYFIGAVVFIILISLRQINQYERGVKFTMGRYTGMVNPGWRIILPIFQTMKKVDIRVKAVDVPDQECITKDNVTVKVNAVIYYKVADASKAIIEVENFYYAISQFAQTTMRNIVGEVDLDTLLGQRDKISDRIQEIVDKATDPWGIKVDSVELKDIVLPELMQRTIGKQAEAEREKRAVIISAEGEVMAAENIAKAATTLSNSPGALHLRTLQSINDISSDQSNTIVFAIPLEILRAFESINKNKNNN, from the coding sequence ATGTACTATTTTATTGGGGCTGTAGTTTTTATAATTTTGATTTCTCTAAGACAGATAAATCAATATGAAAGAGGTGTAAAATTTACTATGGGTAGATATACTGGCATGGTAAATCCAGGATGGAGGATTATTCTTCCAATTTTTCAAACTATGAAAAAAGTTGATATTAGAGTAAAAGCAGTAGATGTTCCAGATCAAGAATGTATTACAAAAGACAATGTAACTGTAAAAGTAAATGCAGTTATTTATTACAAAGTTGCAGATGCTTCAAAGGCTATTATAGAAGTAGAGAATTTTTATTATGCCATATCTCAATTTGCTCAAACTACAATGAGAAATATAGTTGGTGAAGTTGACCTTGATACATTACTCGGTCAAAGAGACAAGATTTCAGATAGAATTCAAGAAATTGTTGACAAGGCTACAGATCCTTGGGGAATAAAAGTAGATAGTGTTGAATTGAAAGATATTGTTCTTCCAGAATTAATGCAGAGAACAATAGGAAAGCAAGCAGAAGCAGAAAGAGAAAAAAGAGCTGTTATTATAAGTGCCGAAGGTGAAGTAATGGCAGCAGAAAATATTGCAAAAGCTGCAACAACATTAAGTAATTCTCCAGGAGCACTTCATCTTAGAACACTTCAATCTATAAATGATATTTCTTCAGATCAATCAAATACTATTGTTTTTGCAATACCACTTGAAATTCTTAGAGCATTTGAATCTATAAATAAAAATAAAAACAATAATTAA
- a CDS encoding sigma-70 family RNA polymerase sigma factor, whose amino-acid sequence MENKKREKIILFKIRAGQKDAFGELYDIYSRQIYRYIYFKVPTKEKAEDLTSEVFLKCWEYINKHEIKNFQAFIYQVSRNQIADFYKKSKDLFLDERETIIEDHSFSEHIENISDWQVLEKNLRKLGKINSRWQEVLILKYVEDMTTSEMAKVMNESKANIRVLLHRAMEKLKEIVNSSEN is encoded by the coding sequence ATGGAAAACAAAAAAAGAGAGAAAATAATACTTTTTAAAATTAGGGCTGGCCAAAAAGATGCTTTTGGCGAGCTTTATGATATATATTCTAGACAAATTTATAGATATATTTATTTCAAAGTGCCTACAAAAGAAAAAGCAGAAGACCTTACAAGTGAAGTATTTTTGAAGTGTTGGGAATATATCAACAAGCATGAAATAAAGAATTTCCAAGCTTTTATATATCAAGTTTCTAGAAATCAAATTGCGGACTTTTATAAGAAGTCAAAAGATCTCTTTTTAGATGAAAGAGAAACTATAATAGAGGATCATTCTTTTAGTGAACATATTGAAAATATTTCAGACTGGCAAGTTTTGGAAAAAAACCTTAGAAAACTCGGAAAGATAAATAGCAGGTGGCAAGAAGTATTAATACTCAAATACGTAGAAGATATGACTACATCAGAGATGGCAAAAGTTATGAATGAATCCAAGGCGAATATAAGAGTACTTCTTCATAGAGCCATGGAAAAGCTCAAGGAAATAGTAAATTCTTCAGAAAATTAA
- a CDS encoding PDZ domain-containing protein: MKNKLSLLLNLIIILVISMTSAFYISTKIYDKYWQKMMTDISEILGNNRFNFIDEKGSISKIMNGNLAKIGGSSQNLNNQVWLLAKKNTTKSDSILDKIYFDENFIGTVVVFTNDGWFATNEDLKLYKSNDLVLINYKNEIVDIEKIVNDPYLGIYYIKVAKTGLEPVAIIDSVFLNVGENVYAIRPNLYSYQNEILENSIKNMYSRFIESKLDLVHKPTDIVIYGALNVDLDENLPIFNKDAQFVGFSLKNGEKTYLLPSKYIKYSLTNLFNNDNIINYPSLGVSYIDLSEVVTGSGENIGAYVYEVPKNSIFKKGDIITYIENDQINQVKSLNTILLDYKIGQEINVRFIRNGQEQKEKIVISDLAKLNSSK; this comes from the coding sequence ATGAAAAATAAATTAAGTCTTTTATTAAATTTAATTATCATTTTGGTAATTTCTATGACTTCAGCTTTTTATATTTCCACAAAAATTTATGATAAATATTGGCAAAAAATGATGACAGATATAAGTGAAATATTGGGTAATAATAGATTTAATTTTATAGACGAAAAGGGCTCTATAAGTAAAATAATGAATGGCAATTTAGCAAAAATAGGTGGTAGTTCCCAAAATTTAAACAATCAGGTTTGGTTATTAGCTAAGAAAAATACTACAAAAAGTGATTCTATTTTGGATAAAATATATTTTGATGAAAATTTTATAGGGACGGTGGTTGTTTTTACAAATGATGGTTGGTTTGCTACAAATGAAGATTTGAAATTATACAAATCCAATGATTTGGTTTTGATAAATTATAAAAATGAAATAGTAGATATAGAAAAGATAGTAAATGATCCATATTTAGGCATTTATTATATAAAAGTTGCAAAAACAGGATTAGAACCAGTTGCAATAATTGATTCAGTGTTTCTAAATGTTGGTGAAAATGTTTATGCTATTAGACCAAATCTTTATAGTTATCAAAATGAAATATTAGAAAATTCTATAAAAAATATGTATTCAAGGTTTATAGAGAGTAAATTAGACTTAGTACACAAACCAACTGATATTGTGATATATGGAGCTTTAAATGTTGATTTAGATGAAAATTTACCAATATTCAACAAAGATGCGCAATTTGTTGGTTTTTCACTAAAAAATGGTGAAAAAACCTATTTATTACCTAGTAAATATATCAAATATTCATTGACCAATCTCTTTAATAATGATAATATTATCAACTATCCTAGTCTTGGGGTGAGTTATATAGATTTAAGTGAAGTGGTGACAGGATCTGGTGAAAATATTGGTGCTTATGTATATGAAGTACCAAAAAATTCAATTTTCAAAAAAGGTGATATTATAACATATATAGAAAACGACCAAATAAATCAGGTAAAATCTCTAAATACAATATTATTGGATTATAAAATTGGTCAAGAAATAAATGTTAGATTTATAAGAAATGGTCAAGAACAAAAAGAAAAGATTGTCATTTCTGATCTTGCTAAATTAAATTCTAGCAAGTAG
- a CDS encoding Hsp20/alpha crystallin family protein, producing the protein MQLIKWSPMFDEDEDLFNFPAIRQANLPSLDIYQDKDNVYAKVALPGVDPEKVDITIENDILSVRGSSEKKSEIDEKNYYRKEIRFGSFHRSVQLPTHVNGDKAKAEFENGILKIQIPKKEEVKPKKIAIQVKKK; encoded by the coding sequence ATGCAACTAATAAAATGGAGTCCAATGTTTGATGAGGATGAAGATTTATTCAATTTTCCCGCAATAAGACAAGCAAATCTTCCATCATTAGATATTTATCAGGACAAAGACAATGTTTATGCAAAAGTGGCTCTTCCAGGAGTAGATCCTGAAAAAGTAGATATCACAATTGAAAATGATATTTTGAGTGTAAGGGGAAGCTCTGAAAAGAAGTCAGAAATTGATGAAAAAAATTATTACAGAAAAGAGATTAGATTTGGCTCATTTCACAGAAGTGTACAATTACCAACACATGTAAATGGAGACAAGGCAAAAGCAGAATTTGAAAATGGAATTTTGAAAATACAAATTCCAAAAAAAGAAGAAGTAAAACCAAAGAAAATAGCAATTCAAGTAAAAAAGAAATAA
- the dnaK gene encoding molecular chaperone DnaK has translation MSKIIGIDLGTTNSAVAVIQGGKPEILENKEGNRTTPSMVALSKSNERLVGMLAKRQAVVNPKNTLFSIKRLIGRKFDDKEVQDDIKTLPYEVQKAGEGVKIVLGDKSYTPQEISAMILQKLKADAEEKLGEKVEEAIITVPAYFDDAQRQATKDAGEIAGLKVKRIINEPTAAAFAYGFDRSDNKQVAVYDLGGGTFDISILDISHDTDSKQSTVEVKSTTGDTHLGGDDFDQRIITWIIDEYKKDQGIDLSKDVTALQRLKESAEKAKIELSTSVETEINQPFITTDASGPKHLVMKITRSKLEEIVGDLVEKTLEPCKKAIEDAKFKKEDIDEVILVGGMTRMPFVQKKVEEFFGKKPNVSVNPDEVVALGAAVQAGQFEGSIGGKEVLLLDVTPLTLGIETLGGVMTPLIEKNTTIPSGKSQIFSTAADSQTSVEIHVLQGERQMAQHNKTLGRFILSGIPPAPRGIPQIEVTFDIDANGILNVKAVDKATGTEQKITITASSGLSKEEIEKMKQEAEANAEEDKKKKEEIETINSADSVIYSTERLLKDTEDKTKYPNGISDDTKKKVQDKLDELKKSKDSNNVEDMKKKLDEMNQVVQEIGQEMYKQSQAGSQQPNPEEAQSEPQAEEKKEEPVEAEFEEEKK, from the coding sequence ATGTCAAAAATAATAGGAATTGACCTTGGTACTACAAACAGTGCCGTAGCAGTCATTCAAGGTGGAAAGCCAGAAATTCTAGAAAACAAAGAAGGAAACAGAACAACTCCTTCTATGGTTGCTCTTTCAAAGAGCAATGAAAGACTCGTTGGAATGCTTGCAAAAAGACAAGCAGTAGTAAATCCAAAAAACACTTTGTTTTCAATAAAAAGATTAATTGGTAGAAAATTTGATGACAAAGAAGTACAAGATGATATCAAAACTTTGCCTTATGAAGTCCAAAAAGCAGGTGAAGGTGTAAAAATTGTACTTGGTGACAAATCATATACACCACAAGAAATTTCAGCTATGATTTTGCAAAAATTAAAAGCTGATGCAGAAGAAAAACTTGGTGAAAAAGTAGAAGAAGCTATTATTACAGTACCAGCTTATTTTGATGATGCTCAGCGTCAAGCCACAAAAGATGCAGGAGAAATTGCAGGACTCAAAGTAAAAAGAATTATAAATGAGCCAACAGCTGCTGCATTTGCTTATGGATTTGATAGATCAGACAATAAGCAAGTTGCTGTTTATGATTTGGGTGGCGGAACATTTGATATTTCAATTCTTGATATAAGTCATGATACTGACAGCAAACAATCAACAGTAGAAGTAAAATCAACTACTGGCGATACACATTTGGGTGGTGATGACTTTGACCAAAGAATTATTACTTGGATTATAGATGAATACAAAAAAGATCAAGGAATTGATTTGTCAAAAGATGTCACAGCATTGCAACGTTTGAAAGAATCTGCAGAAAAAGCAAAAATAGAGTTATCTACATCAGTTGAAACAGAAATAAATCAACCATTTATCACAACCGATGCAAGTGGTCCAAAACATTTGGTGATGAAAATCACAAGATCAAAATTAGAAGAAATAGTAGGAGATTTAGTAGAGAAGACTCTCGAACCATGTAAAAAAGCAATAGAAGATGCAAAATTTAAAAAAGAAGATATCGATGAAGTAATTTTGGTTGGTGGTATGACAAGAATGCCATTTGTTCAGAAAAAAGTTGAAGAATTTTTTGGCAAAAAACCAAATGTTTCTGTAAATCCAGATGAAGTAGTTGCTCTTGGTGCAGCAGTTCAAGCAGGACAATTTGAAGGTTCTATTGGTGGAAAAGAAGTATTATTGTTAGACGTTACACCACTTACATTGGGAATTGAAACTCTTGGCGGTGTTATGACTCCACTAATTGAAAAAAATACTACAATTCCATCAGGTAAATCTCAAATATTTTCAACAGCAGCAGATAGTCAGACATCAGTAGAAATTCATGTTTTGCAAGGCGAGAGACAAATGGCTCAACACAACAAAACTTTGGGTAGATTTATATTGTCAGGTATTCCGCCAGCACCACGTGGTATTCCACAAATTGAAGTTACTTTTGATATAGATGCAAATGGAATTTTGAATGTAAAGGCAGTTGACAAAGCTACTGGAACTGAACAAAAAATTACAATTACCGCATCAAGTGGTCTTTCAAAAGAAGAAATTGAAAAAATGAAACAAGAAGCAGAAGCAAACGCAGAGGAAGATAAGAAAAAGAAAGAAGAAATTGAAACAATAAATAGTGCGGATTCTGTAATATATAGTACAGAAAGATTATTGAAAGATACTGAAGATAAAACAAAATATCCAAATGGAATTTCAGATGATACAAAGAAAAAAGTTCAAGACAAACTTGATGAACTCAAAAAATCAAAAGATTCAAACAATGTAGAAGATATGAAAAAGAAGTTGGATGAAATGAATCAAGTTGTTCAAGAAATTGGTCAAGAAATGTACAAACAATCTCAAGCTGGTTCACAACAACCAAATCCAGAAGAAGCTCAATCTGAGCCACAAGCAGAAGAAAAAAAAGAAGAACCAGTAGAAGCAGAGTTTGAAGAAGAAAAGAAATAA
- a CDS encoding nucleotide exchange factor GrpE codes for METKNKKIEKKVHKPEKCDKCDEYLNGWQRTQADFENYKRQTEKRIKDVIEFGNAEMLLEFIPLYNHFKSALSHIPEEEKKESWCEGLGHIQNMWKNVFDKFGIKEIETVGKEFDHNIHEAIGFESHKDKNDHEILKEVQSGYTLGGKVIQPAKVIVNKLESIESDLIDSEKIKINNSSKIEETELSSEKGE; via the coding sequence ATGGAAACAAAAAATAAAAAAATTGAAAAAAAAGTTCATAAACCTGAAAAATGTGATAAATGTGATGAATATTTGAACGGTTGGCAAAGAACTCAAGCAGATTTTGAAAATTATAAAAGACAAACAGAAAAAAGAATAAAAGATGTTATAGAATTCGGAAATGCTGAAATGTTACTAGAATTTATTCCTTTGTATAATCATTTCAAATCAGCACTCAGTCATATTCCAGAAGAAGAAAAAAAAGAATCATGGTGTGAAGGATTGGGACATATCCAAAATATGTGGAAAAATGTTTTTGATAAATTTGGAATAAAAGAGATAGAAACAGTTGGAAAAGAATTTGATCACAATATTCATGAAGCAATTGGTTTTGAAAGTCACAAAGATAAAAATGATCATGAAATTCTAAAGGAAGTTCAATCTGGATATACATTAGGTGGCAAAGTAATTCAACCAGCAAAAGTTATTGTAAATAAATTAGAATCCATTGAGTCTGACTTGATAGATTCTGAAAAAATAAAAATTAATAATTCTTCTAAAATAGAAGAAACCGAGCTAAGCTCGGAGAAAGGAGAATAA
- the dnaJ gene encoding molecular chaperone DnaJ, whose protein sequence is MSKDYYKILGIDKNATDIEIKKAFSKLAHEHHPDKKSGDEAKFKEVNEAYQVLKDKEKRQRYDQFGSADGNPFSGGGNPFSGGGGASWQDFSQGFGGFQGGNTNFDFGDLGDIFGDMFGGSRSAGSRRKSKGSDLQTEINISFEEAVFGTEKTINLNKKITCDNCHGEGGTDTRTCSKCGGSGQVRIQQDTFFGTFQSVAQCPECGGAGKVIKNVCGRCNGSGYTKGTEQIKVKIPAGIDNNQTLKLSGKGEAGGKSRASGDLFIKIKVQKSNKFERFGYDIKSNLKLKYSQLIKGDKIDIDTVDGSIKLKIPPFTSSGKVFVLKDKGVYKLNSRGRGDHFITVKLDLPNSLTREQKKLIDDLEKNNL, encoded by the coding sequence ATGTCAAAAGATTATTACAAAATTCTTGGAATTGATAAAAATGCAACAGATATTGAAATAAAAAAAGCTTTTTCGAAACTTGCTCATGAACATCATCCAGACAAAAAAAGTGGTGATGAAGCAAAATTCAAAGAAGTAAATGAAGCATATCAAGTTTTAAAAGACAAAGAAAAAAGACAGAGATATGACCAATTCGGTTCTGCAGACGGAAATCCATTTTCTGGCGGTGGAAATCCATTTTCAGGTGGAGGAGGAGCTTCATGGCAAGATTTTTCACAAGGTTTTGGTGGATTTCAAGGTGGAAATACAAATTTTGATTTTGGAGATTTGGGTGATATTTTTGGTGACATGTTTGGTGGCTCAAGATCAGCAGGTAGTAGAAGAAAATCCAAAGGAAGTGATTTACAAACAGAAATAAATATATCTTTTGAAGAAGCCGTTTTTGGTACAGAAAAAACTATAAATTTAAACAAAAAAATTACTTGTGACAATTGCCATGGAGAAGGTGGAACAGATACAAGAACTTGTTCAAAGTGTGGTGGTAGTGGTCAAGTTAGAATTCAACAAGATACTTTTTTTGGAACATTTCAATCAGTAGCACAATGTCCAGAATGTGGTGGAGCAGGGAAAGTTATAAAAAATGTTTGTGGTCGATGTAATGGTAGTGGTTATACAAAAGGTACAGAACAAATAAAAGTAAAAATTCCTGCTGGAATTGATAATAATCAAACACTCAAATTATCCGGAAAAGGTGAAGCTGGCGGAAAAAGTCGTGCTTCAGGAGATTTGTTTATAAAAATAAAAGTTCAAAAAAGTAATAAATTTGAAAGATTTGGATATGATATAAAATCTAATTTAAAATTAAAATACTCTCAACTTATAAAGGGAGACAAAATTGATATAGATACTGTAGATGGCTCTATAAAGCTCAAAATACCTCCTTTTACGTCAAGTGGCAAGGTTTTCGTACTAAAAGACAAGGGAGTCTATAAATTGAATTCTAGAGGTAGAGGAGATCATTTTATAACTGTAAAATTAGATTTACCAAATTCACTTACAAGAGAACAAAAAAAACTTATAGATGATTTAGAAAAAAATAATTTATAA